In Tripterygium wilfordii isolate XIE 37 chromosome 23, ASM1340144v1, whole genome shotgun sequence, one genomic interval encodes:
- the LOC119993670 gene encoding ATP synthase subunit b', chloroplastic produces MANVIMGSSKPVITSLSTPTNPKPKLQIPQISLPRKNNLPSPKQLLGLSSSALKSLSLLAATSLTFAPPSLAEEMAKASLFDFNLTLPIIMVEFLLLMVTLDKIWFTPLGKVMDDRDALIKEKLSSVKDTSEEVKKLDEQAAAVLRAARAEIAAALNKMKKETQAEVDAKLAAGRSKVEAELQEALANLETQKEETIKALDSQIAALSKDIVKKVLPVN; encoded by the coding sequence ATGGCTAACGTGATCATGGGCTCCTCCAAACCCGTCATCACATCCCTCTCAACCCCTACAAACCCAAAACCGAAactccaaatccctcaaattTCACTCCCTCGGAAAAACAATCTCCCTTCCCCTAAACAACTCCTCGGCCTCTCCTCCTCCGCTCTCAAATCCCTCTCTCTCCTCGCAGCCACCTCCCTCACTTTTGCTCCTCCCTCTCTCGCCGAAGAGATGGCAAAGGCCTCTCTCTTCGACTTCAACCTCACTCTCCCCATCATAATGGTCGAGTTCCTCCTCCTCATGGTCACTCTCGACAAGATCTGGTTCACTCCTCTCGGAAAAGTCATGGACGATAGAGACGCCTTAATTAAGGAGAAGTTGAGCAGCGTGAAGGACACTTCGGAGGAGGTGAAGAAGCTAGATGAGCAGGCAGCCGCGGTGTTGAGAGCGGCTAGGGCTGAGATAGCGGCGGCTCTGAACAAGATGAAGAAGGAGACGCAGGCGGAGGTGGATGCGAAGTTGGCCGCAGGGAGGAGTAAGGTGGAGGCAGAGTTGCAGGAGGCGTTGGCGAATTTGGAGACGCAGAAGGAAGAGACAATCAAGGCTCTTGATTCCCAAATTGCTGCCCTTAGTAAAGATATTGTGAAGAAGGTATTACCTGTCAATTAA
- the LOC119993047 gene encoding adenine phosphoribosyltransferase 5-like isoform X2 — translation MHRDSAENRMYAAENGLNGDPRLEAIHQAIRVVPDFPKPGVEARGFMFGPSIALAIGAKFVPLRKPRKLPGKVISEAYELEYGTDCLEMHIDAVQPGERALVIDDVVATGGTLSAAIRLLERVGADVVECACVIGLREVKGQCRLNGKPVYILIEPRLVDNCC, via the exons ATGCATAGAGATTCTGCAGAAAACAGAATGTATGCAGCAGAGAACGGCCTCAACGGAGACCCAAGACTGGAGGCCATTCATCAAGCCATTCGAGTCGTTCCAGATTTTCCCAAACCAG GGGTTGAAGCCAGAGGCTTCATGTTTGGTCCTTCAATAGCATTGGCGATTGGTGCAAAGTTTGTTCCTTTAAGAAAACCTAGAAAGCTACCAG GTAAAGTAATTTCTGAAGCATATGAGCTGGAATACGGAACTGATTGTCTTGAgatgcacattgatgctgtcCAACCCGGGGAACGTGCATTGGTAATTGATGATGTGGTGGCTACTGGTGGTACCCTCTCTGCTGCGATAAGACTTTTAG AACGTGTGGGTGCTGACGTGGTTGAATGTGCTTGTGTGATTGGGTTGCGTGAGGTCAAG GGGCAATGCCGGCTTAACGGAAAGCCAGTTTATATCCTTATAGAGCCACGCCTAGTTGATAATTGTTGCTGA
- the LOC119993669 gene encoding uncharacterized protein LOC119993669: MLKIQVEDLSPRFSMDGHRSSVSLPFSPLMLVDDRSRKSSSYSKLPEEPIKLSVLKLDGSSFDVEVMKTATLAELREAVEDVFSHMPKKGVGKISWPHVWGHFCLCFDGQKLLTETDYISNYCIKDGDQLYFIRHHSPCYSMVKKRSKKRVLGQKQRNMSWLLRNNLDVEEQNDQRERLEEQNHNDMEVDDSDDIESGHSQDYYDKDEDFVGNQERKLTHFFRGCFSYSSLPSVQISRPGKISPSRSACDFS; this comes from the exons ATGTTGAAAATCCAGGTGGAGGATCTTAGCCCTAGGTTTTCGATGGACGGCCACCGAAGCTCCGTATCATTGCCGTTCTCTCCGTTGATGCTCGTCGATGACCGTTCAAGGAAGAGTTCTTCATATTCTAAGCTCCCCGAGGAGCCCATCAAGCTCTCCGTTCTCAAATTAGATGGCTCTAGTTTTG ATGTTGAAGTTATGAAGACGGCTACCCTCGCGGAACTGAGAGAGGCGGTGGAGGATGTCTTCAGTCACATGCCGAAGAAGGGAGTGGGCAAGATTTCATG GCCACATGTATGGGGACATTTCTGCTTGTGTTTCGATGGTCAAAAGCTACTTACAGAAACCGACTATATCAGTAACTATTGCATCAAGGACGGTGATCAG CTTTATTTTATTCGGCATCACTCACCCTGCTACAGCATGGTAAAAAAAAGATCCAAGAAAAGGGTTCTTGGCCAGAAACAAAGAAATAT GTCATGGTTGCTACGAAATAACCTTGATGTTGAAGAACAGAATGACCAGAGAGAGAGACTCGAGGAGCAAAATCACAATGACATGGAAGTTGATGACTCTGATGATATTGAGAGTGGACACTCCCAGGATTATTATGACAAGGATGAAGATTTTGTTGGAAACCAAGAACGAAAGTTAACCCACTTTTTTAGAGGGTGCTTTTCATACTCTAGTTTGCCTAGTGTGCAAATATCAAGACCAGGTAAGATTTCTCCCTCCAGATCTGCCTGTGATTTTTCGTGA
- the LOC119993733 gene encoding 14 kDa proline-rich protein DC2.15-like yields the protein MAYNKLSAAIFVINLFFFFSTFSDACDPCKHKPKPAPAPAPAPLAASCPKDTLKLGVCAELLGAVNVVVGTPASSKCCALIQGLADLEAALCLCTAIKANVLGINLNVPVSLSAIVSACGKTVPPGFQCK from the coding sequence ATGGCTTACAACAAGCTCTCTGCAGCCATTTTTGTCatcaatctcttcttcttcttctccacatTCTCAGACGCTTGTGATCCCTGCAAGCACAAGCCGAAgccagctccagctccagctcccGCTCCACTGGCTGCTTCTTGTCCTAAAGACACATTGAAACTAGGAGTGTGCGCGGAGCTACTCGGTGCTGTTAATGTTGTTGTTGGAACACCAGCTAGTAGCAAGTGTTGTGCTTTGATTCAAGGGTTGGCTGATTTGGAAGCTGCTTTGTGTCTTTGCACTGCGATTAAGGCTAATGTGCTTGGGATTAACTTGAACGTGCCGGTTTCACTCAGTGCAATCGTTAGCGCTTGCGGAAAAACTGTTCCTCCAGGCTTCCAATGCAAATAA
- the LOC119993047 gene encoding adenine phosphoribosyltransferase 5-like isoform X1 yields the protein MHRDSAENRMYAAENGLNGDPRLEAIHQAIRVVPDFPKPGIMFQDITTLLLDHKVFKATVDIFVYRYKDRGISVVAGVEARGFMFGPSIALAIGAKFVPLRKPRKLPGKVISEAYELEYGTDCLEMHIDAVQPGERALVIDDVVATGGTLSAAIRLLERVGADVVECACVIGLREVKGQCRLNGKPVYILIEPRLVDNCC from the exons ATGCATAGAGATTCTGCAGAAAACAGAATGTATGCAGCAGAGAACGGCCTCAACGGAGACCCAAGACTGGAGGCCATTCATCAAGCCATTCGAGTCGTTCCAGATTTTCCCAAACCAG GGATAATGTTTCAAGATATAACGACATTGTTGCTGGATCATAAGGTGTTCAAGGCGACGGTGGACATCTTTGTCTATCGATACAAAGACAGGGGGATTTCTGTTGTTGCTG GGGTTGAAGCCAGAGGCTTCATGTTTGGTCCTTCAATAGCATTGGCGATTGGTGCAAAGTTTGTTCCTTTAAGAAAACCTAGAAAGCTACCAG GTAAAGTAATTTCTGAAGCATATGAGCTGGAATACGGAACTGATTGTCTTGAgatgcacattgatgctgtcCAACCCGGGGAACGTGCATTGGTAATTGATGATGTGGTGGCTACTGGTGGTACCCTCTCTGCTGCGATAAGACTTTTAG AACGTGTGGGTGCTGACGTGGTTGAATGTGCTTGTGTGATTGGGTTGCGTGAGGTCAAG GGGCAATGCCGGCTTAACGGAAAGCCAGTTTATATCCTTATAGAGCCACGCCTAGTTGATAATTGTTGCTGA
- the LOC119992880 gene encoding protein FAR1-RELATED SEQUENCE 6-like, with protein sequence MLPWYNMQRVPERLGGLKGYEAIKRQLYEAVYNSLKISEFEISWADMIKRHRLGDNKWLRALYEERQWWVPVYLKDVFFAGMIPIQEIESLNVFFDGYVHKHTSCKEFVDKYDLVLHSKHQKETMADIQSRNSRFELKRRCNFELQLSKVYAKEFFRRFQSEVEGILYSCINTRQVSVNGPIVTPEEG encoded by the coding sequence ATGCTGCCATGGTATAACATGCAGAGAGTTCCAGAGAGGTTGGGAGGACTAAAAGGATATGAAGCAATCAAACGACAATTATACGAAGCAGTGTATAATTCCTTGAAGATATCTGAGTTTGAAATTTCTTGGGCTGATATGATAAAGCGGCACAGACTTGGGGATAATAAATGGCTCCGAGCTTTGTATGAAGAACGTCAATGGTGGGTTCCGGTTTATTTAAAGGATGTGTTTTTTGCTGGGATGATCCCTATCCAAGAAATTGAGAGCTTAAATGTATTTTTTGATGGTTATGTACATAAACACACGTCCTGCAAAGAATTTGTAGATAAATATGATCTGGTCCTGCACAGTAAGCACCAAAAAGAAACCATGGCAGATATCCAGTCAAGAAACTCGAGGTTTGAATTGAAAAGAAGATGTAATTTTGAGCTGCAGCTCTCTAAGGTTTATGCAAAAGAATTTTTTAGGAGGTTTCAGTCTGAGGTGGAGGGGATTTTGTATTCTTGCATCAACACAAGGCAGGTGAGTGTCAATGGCCCAATTGTAACTCCAGAAGAAGGTTAG
- the LOC119993046 gene encoding PX domain-containing protein EREL1-like, with amino-acid sequence MMPRLSPPKHRHDGTSPLPLGMDWSPPPRKWNGRGTVWPHDPRTGWTYCVTIPSWVVLPKSRDSDPVVFYRVQVGVQSPAGITITRGVLRRFNGFLKLFSDLKKAFPKKSLPPAPPKGILRMKSRALLEERRCSLEEWMTKLLSDIDISRSVAVASFLELEAAARSSFQDVDQQASEANNTSNSTISSPHAPPLSSLSLVGGSSSITSDYGSDTAYDTSDLSTPRLGNDENFEIGVEDVTMGEDLANPIEKLVKYGMSNIDEGLFMGQTILEQLEGFPRHKPHAKLVNNVVNMNNYNGNVSQASFLSTNGLELFSEPEHGKSIGHARKLSTESAGSDVSSLRNSDFSIPGIPNVSADGSLDLPGGAEVSSSTDICIVTELQFAANSQLVIPVDQRHKMNRVLLTMQRRLVTAKTDMEDLLSRLNQEIAVKDYLDTKVRDLEVELEATKQRSKENLQQAIMIEKDRFTQMQWDMEELRRKYLEMELKLKFKEDEKSSTVLIKDSTIDENLGLLDELNATKEQLQKLSKQYEELEAKSKADIKVLVREVKSLRCSQTELKQELSQSLKEKSEAEKRLQLERQIGEHGKIARRKLLDECRVLHNLLQECSTKLSIEDEDNPNAEPASLTDALNLLTKSDDQLVLLLAEAQQLVVEDGTSTGANAHFGIDDDSRTIDLELRKMLAEIFTDNARLRKQVNAALRRVLKMDIISNGNTEAPRISIPEEPVET; translated from the exons ATGATGCCGAGGCTCAGTCCACCGAAGCACAGGCACGATGGGACTTCGCCGCTGCCGTTGGGGATGGACTGGAGCCCGCCGCCTCGGAAATGG AATGGACGGGGCACAGTTTGGCCTCATGATCCTCGCACAGGGTGGACTTATTGTGTCACAATACCCTCGTGGGTTGTTCTTCCAAAGTCAAGAGATTCAGATCCTGTAGTG TTTTACAGGGTTCAGGTTGGTGTGCAATCACCCGCTGGGATTACAATCACACGCGGTGTACTGAGAAGATTTAATGGTTTCTTGAAGTTATTTAGTGAC CTTAAAAAGGCCTTTCCCAAGAAAAGTCTTCCACCAGCTCCCCCCAAGGGAATCTTGCGAATGAAAAGTAGGGCACTGTTGGAAGAG AGAAGGTGCTCATTGGAGGAATGGATGACAAAGCTACTATCTGACATTGATATATCAAGAAGTGTTGCAGTTGCATCCTTTCTCGAATTAGAAGCTGCTGCTAGATCTT CATTTCAAGATGTGGATCAGCAAGCTTCCGAAGCAAACAATACCAGCAATAGCACAATATCTTCACCTCATGCGCCTCCCCTCTCAAGCTTATCACTTGTTGGTGGTAGTTCTTCAATTACATCAGATTATGGCAGTGATACAGCTTACGATACATCCGATCTCAGCACTCCAAGACTAGGAaatgatgaaaattttgaaattggtGTGGAGGATGTAACAATGGGTGAAGATTTGGCTAACCCTATAGAAAAGCTTGTAAAATATGGCATGTCCAACATTGATGAAGGACTCTTTATGGGACAAACTATTCTAGAGCAGCTTGAAGGTTTTCCAAGGCATAAACCACATGCCAAGCTTGTGAATAACGTCGTAAATATGAATAATTACAATGGAAATGTTTCTCAAGCTTCATTTCTTTCAACCAATGGGCTGGAACTTTTCTCCGAGCCTGAGCATGGCAAAAGTATCGGTCATGCTCGAAAGCTGTCAACAGAAAGTGCTGGAAGCGACGTAAGTTCTTTGAGAAACAGTGATTTTTCAATCCCTGGCATTCCAAATGTATCTGCTGATGGGTCTTTGGATCTTCCTGGAGGTGCTGAGGTCTCAAGTAGTACAGATATTTGTATTGTTACAGAGTTACAGTTTGCTGCTAATTCACAACTTGTCATTCCAGTGGATCAACGCCATAAGATGAACAGGGTTCTGTTGACCATGCAGCGCAGACTTGTCACTGCCAAAACAGACATGGAGGATCTTTTATCAAGATTAAATCAAGAAATAGCAGTTAAAGATTATCTTGACACAAAG GTCAGGGATTTGGAGGTGGAACTTGAAGCTACTAAACAGAGAAGTAAAGAAAACCTGCAGCAAGCCATTATGATTGAGAAGGATAGATTTACCCAAATGCAGTGGGATATGGAGGAACTAAGGCGCAAATATTTGGAAATGGAgttgaaattgaaattcaaagaG GATGAAAAGTCATCTACTGTTTTGATTAAAGATTCTACCATTGATGAAAACCTTGGATTGCTGGATGAGTTGAATGCTACCAAAGAGCAGCTTCAGAAGTTGTCAAAGCAATATGAAGAGCTAGAAGCAAAATCAAAAGCAGATATTAAAGTTCTTGTTAGAGAGGTTAAATCACTAAGATGTTCCCAGACAGAACTAAAGCAGGAGCTTAGTCAGTCGCTGAAGGAAAAATCTGAAGCTGAG AAACGTCTTCAACTGGAAAGACAAATTGGTGAGCATGGGAAAATTGCTCGGAGGAAGCTGCTGGATGAATGCAGGGTTCTTCACAACCTGCTTCAGGAATGCAGTACTAAACTTTCCATTGAAGATGAAGATAATCCTAACGCAGAACCAGCCTCTTTGACAGATGCTTTGAATTTGTTGACTAAATCTGATGACCAGCTTGTCCTGCTACTTGCAGAG GCACAACAATTAGTTGTCGAAGATGGAACTAGTACTGGGGCTAATGCACATTTTGGCATTGATGATGATTCAAGAACAATAGATCTTGAGTTGAGGAAGATGCTAGCGGAAATCTTCACCGATAATGCAAGGTTGAGAAAACAGGTAAACGCTGCTCTACGCCGAGTCCTCAAAATGGATATCATTTCTAATGGTAATACAGAAGCTCCAAGGATAAGCATACCAGAGGAGCCTGTGGAAACATAA